The window CGGCTCAGTGCCCGCCTGGGCGGCCGAGCCAAGCGGCTGCGACAAATTCAAATGGCCAATCGACCGCGACCGCGCGGCGCTGACCTCGCCGGACCGGCCAAAGCTCGCTTCCGGCGCGGAAATCACCGCACCGGCGATCATGCTGAGCCTGCTGTCGCCGGCTGCTGCCAATCTGCCGACGCCGCCCGAGCGTGCGCCAAAAGACGGCACCTTTGCCGGCTTTGCGACCCTCAAGACGTCGCCGAAAGCCGGCATCTACACGATCAGCCTGTCGTCCGGCGCCTGGGTCGATGTGGTGCAGGAT is drawn from Nitrobacteraceae bacterium AZCC 2146 and contains these coding sequences:
- a CDS encoding hypothetical protein (product_source=Hypo-rule applied; cleavage_site_network=SignalP-TM), giving the protein MRARLIVALTLLGSVPAWAAEPSGCDKFKWPIDRDRAALTSPDRPKLASGAEITAPAIMLSLLSPAAANLPTPPERAPKDGTFAGFATLKTSPKAGIYTISLSSGAWVDVVQDGHILKLKAFSGATDCDGIRKTMKYELAASPFVIQISGATENAIGLAVLPSD